One Owenweeksia hongkongensis DSM 17368 genomic region harbors:
- the yihA gene encoding ribosome biogenesis GTP-binding protein YihA/YsxC, which produces MHIHSADFVCSNNDITKCPEPNKPEYAFIGRSNVGKSTLINKMVQRKGLAKTSGRPGKTQLINHFLINEAWYLTDLPGYGYAKVSKTSKEKFQKLIEDYIIERPNLVNLFVLIDSRHEPQKIDLEFMEWLGELEIPFSMVFTKTDKLGSGKLNTNIKVYSKKMLQTWAEMPVFFATSAETGEGCDQVLNYIEQLNNQMVSE; this is translated from the coding sequence ATGCATATACACAGCGCAGATTTTGTTTGTAGTAATAATGATATTACTAAATGTCCGGAGCCCAATAAACCTGAATACGCCTTTATAGGAAGGAGTAATGTGGGTAAGAGTACTTTGATAAATAAAATGGTGCAACGCAAGGGCTTGGCTAAGACTTCCGGCCGACCGGGGAAAACCCAGCTCATCAATCACTTTTTGATAAATGAGGCATGGTATCTTACCGATTTACCTGGGTATGGATATGCTAAGGTGAGTAAAACCTCAAAGGAAAAATTCCAGAAGCTGATTGAAGATTACATCATTGAGCGCCCAAATTTGGTAAACCTATTTGTGCTGATTGACTCTCGTCATGAGCCACAAAAGATTGACCTTGAATTTATGGAGTGGCTTGGTGAATTGGAAATTCCCTTCAGCATGGTTTTCACCAAAACGGATAAGTTAGGTTCTGGTAAGTTGAATACCAACATCAAAGTTTACAGCAAAAAGATGCTGCAAACTTGGGCGGAGATGCCTGTGTTTTTTGCTACTTCAGCTGAGACTGGCGAAGGTTGCGATCAAGTGTTGAACTACATTGAGCAGTTGAATAATCAGATGGTTTCTGAGTAG
- the gldC gene encoding gliding motility protein GldC, translating to MAHHTSDIKFQIGLDENKVPEVMDWSASDGGINHAAAKAMLLSVWDKRNQETLRIDLWTKDMMADEMKQMIHQTLVGLSDSLERATGEKEAADYMRKFAHDLGVKMDLFKK from the coding sequence ATGGCACATCATACTTCTGACATCAAATTTCAAATTGGCTTAGACGAAAACAAAGTTCCTGAAGTAATGGATTGGAGCGCCAGCGATGGTGGAATAAACCATGCTGCCGCAAAAGCAATGCTCCTAAGTGTGTGGGACAAGCGCAATCAAGAAACCTTGCGCATCGATCTTTGGACAAAAGACATGATGGCCGATGAAATGAAGCAAATGATTCATCAAACCCTGGTTGGACTTTCTGACTCATTGGAAAGAGCCACGGGCGAAAAAGAAGCCGCAGACTACATGCGTAAATTCGCTCATGACCTTGGCGTGAAAATGGATCTTTTTAAAAAGTAA